DNA sequence from the Desmodus rotundus isolate HL8 chromosome 4, HLdesRot8A.1, whole genome shotgun sequence genome:
ATGCCCAGGCTTCAGTTCCTTCTGTTCTGTTTGcattgtctctccctctccccgcaGCACCTGTGAAAATCTCTACCCACCAGTGGATTGCAAAGCTACCTTCTTCATAACCCCTTCCCTATGCACACTCCCTCTCCTTCATGCCTCTTATTGGTGCAGAAAATATTTTGCCACGTATCATAGTCATTCAGACACTTGGCTTATCCTTTCACTCCCCGACAGGCTACAGACTCTTTGAAGGTAAGAACTATGCCACAGTTGTCTTTGTAGCACGACTTCCTAAATCAATAAACTTGAATTTAACTGGTTTAACTAAGATAGCTCAGAAAGAACAATAGTCTATGGTTTTGGACTTGGGCACTGTTAAAAATTAAggttttaaattatgattttgaACATACAAACCCAGGAAATCTCTCAGCTTATGTTTACAAGTCCCAAGAGAAAAGACAGGGGTCCCCAAAGAGCAGGCGCCCAGCTCCAGCACCACCCCACTCACCTCCTCTGGAACATCAGCAGCTTTTCGGCTTTTAGGTCAGACAAGTCTAGCAAACCACCCTTCTCTTTGACAGCTGGGTGTTTGCGCACAAGCAGCCAACCCACGTGAGAGAAGAAAAAGCCACGTCGGGCATTGTGGGGATCAGCATCTGTTTCTGAAAACTTGTGGTGAACACGGTGATCTCGGGCCCATTCAAAAACATCGTTCTGGGGGAACAGAGAAGAATGTAGGCCTGAGGAGAGACACCCTCTTAGGGGAATCCCAATGAATAGACATCTTCAAGGGCCCACGGCTGTCAGCCCAGCATCACAAAATACCCCAAATCTGGGGCTCCACAGAGAGTCATGGAGTTGCCTCCTCTTTTCCCCCAACCTGCCACTGAAGCTTATGTGGAAAAGCACCTTAAAGTCCCAGACCACATGAAGAGGATGGTTCCTTCATGAAGGTTTTACAGTGGGCAGAATGGAGGTGGACCACACAGAGCTCAGTTTCATTAGGAGAGAAGACTGCAATTCTTCAAGCAAGAAATGTGGGGGAAGGTCTTCATGCGGTGCCTGACCCTGGGGCAGGGAGAATGAGGCAGGCAACCTCGTGACCCAGGGTCCTGGTCAGTGGGTGAAGCTGCAGGGAGCTCCATTCTGATGCCTTGGCAAGAGATGGCTCACAACTCAACAAGGCCAGGCATATAAATCACAAGCTTGGCCACATTCCCAAATGACCTCTGGGCTCCTCTGGGactgtttccctcccttcttttattttttaaagattttctttatttatctttagagggtaggaagggagggagaaagagagaaacattgatgtgagagagacatcaatcggttgcctctggcatgccccgaAGGGgattggcccacaacccaggcatgtgtcctgactggggattgaaccggtgaccttgcagttgtaggctggcactcaatccactgagccacaccagccagggctctttccatCCCTTAAAGGATGTGCCAATATCTCTTCCTCATCTTTGCCCCAATAGCAGGAGCCCTGAAGGTATAAAGTACTTGATGCAAGGTATAAAGGTGATGACGCAACCGTGGTAAGTACCtggaatacagccgtgaagaagGGGACCAATTTGGTTGCCTCTTTATTCCCCTTCTATTCCAAACTAAGCCCCACATCACACGCTATCCTTTGCCCATTGCtcccacttactagctatgtgctCCCTTTCCCCAATGTCCTTCACTCTATCTCTGCTATCAACTTTCTGCCTCAATAAACCTCCATACCTGACTTAGCCAGCCTGGCAGCCCAAGACAGGACCATAATGTTGGTTTCTCTAACCTCTCAGTGATGcaattttgtcatctgtaaaatgggaatcattATAGCACCTACCTCCTAAGAGAATGTCATCAGGTAACCTATGTCAAGTGCTTGCAAGGCACATACTCAGTGCTACAGAAGTTTTGCTCCCATTCCCTGAGCCCGTGAAACATGCATTTCAATCCCATCCTGGTGGAGTCCTAAGCTATTCACCTAAAATGACGAATCTGTTGTCCAGTGTCTGCCCAGGAAACCAGCACCATACACTAAGGCTTATGCATTACAGGCCGTTAGGATGAAGTACCGCAACAGTCAGATTATGTGATAACAGAGGAACTTTAGGATAAAGAGTATTTCCTATTCATCCCCTATTTCCCTCTCCTAGTGACGCTGAAGTGTGCTCAGGCTTTATGGACTTAAGGACTGGGCCTGCCCTTTAGGTGACCAcaaggagagaggaagtgacATGATCATCCAGGGGTTGCTTCTCTCCAGGTGCAGACCTCCTCCATTCTGCCCCTAACCATTAACAGAGTGGAGGAAAGAGCTCCAGGTGAGTGGAGGAAAGAAGTGGAGCCGGCTTCTTACCTGGAATGCCATGGTGTTGGCGATGATCAGGAAGACCCGCAGGGGCAGCCGAGCTTTATAACTCCGGTGACTCCACAGGCGATGGGCTCCTGCTGTTATGCCCAGGGCACTCAACACATAGTAGAAAAGCCCTAGCAGGCGGAAACAGTGGGAGGTCAATAATCTGGGAAACCATTCACATGTGGTTCTCTATATGTCGTCTGCGTCTCAGAGTCTTCGGGTGAGGATTTGCTTTTCCCTGAAGTACAGGGACACCTTGGTCTGTTAGGTCTCTCTGGTTTTATTACTTGAAAAATACCATCACCTCTCATTCTCTCCACCTAGGAACTGGAATAAGCTAAGGAGTCCCAGGAAGTTTAGGAAGGCAGGACGGAGAAGAGAGAGCTCACTACTTAGCCACTTGGTTACTCTCAGTCATGGGGAACATTATCCCAGGTCCCTTATCTCCTTTGACCTTCAGCTAAGCTTCCTCCACATTTTAAGGACAACAGACTACTCCTGCAGCGCACAGGACCCCCAAGCAAGTATGGTCTGGGCACTCACCAATTCGAGGGGCTCTGAGTTGTAGAGGACACTTGGGGGCTCAAAACTCTGGCTGTTTACCAACTGGTACAAAAGGCTTTCAGTAGTTTGGCAGGCAGTGTGGCAACATCAGGGGGAACTGTGCCCTGCACCTACGTCGTATCTGCACAGAGCCTTAAGCTTAACCAAGAATTGTATATTCTATGATTCTCTGCATTCCTTGAATGGCTTTAATATCCTCACTTCGCGGATGAAGAAAAGGACTGTCAGAGAGGTTGTGTTACCTCTGCTCACGAGTCTAGTAAGAAACGGAGCCATGGTTTAAAACTAGGATTTCTGTCAACAAGTATTCATGGTCCCGCCATCCCATCCAGCTCCCCAGGGTGTGCACATAGGTCCCGTGTCTCTCCTTCCCGATGTCCCCTGTCAGCCCCTACTCTCTCTGGCTTGGCTAATTTTAGACAATGATGGGATACGTTCAAAACTGTCAGCGGAGCACCCCAACACTGTCCTCCCTCACCTTCCCGGAGGCCCGCCAAGAGCTCTCACTGGGAAGTGGGTTGCTGGGAGAACCCACCTTCCTCTGTTCAGCAGCTCAAGCAGGCAGGGGCTGAACAAGGCCTTGGAAGAGCAGTTGACTGTTGACAATGTTTCATTCCCAGGGAAACAGCTAGAAACAATGGATCCTCAGTGACCACAGAATTTAGTTGCAGTTGGAGACACCACACATTGTAACAAATTGTCCTGTGTTCTCCAGCCATAGATAGCAGTTTCCTAAACAGTCCAGGATCCCAAGGACAGGCATGGAGCCAGAGTCAACTCCAGTGAAAATTCTGTCTCTAAGCCCTCTGTGTTGAAGTTAGGGTCCCAGGTGATTTGCTGGCCCCCAGCCACATGGCAGTTATCTTCCCAGATGCAATATCTGCCTGCATCTGCGCTTGGAAAAGTGACAGTTGAGCCACAGACCCATGAATcaatgaggaggaagaaaaatggcTTTGGGCATGAAAGCCGAAGCACTTGGCCGAGAACCAAGGAAGCTTACTGGGGTGGCCTCACACCACAGAGGTGACCCTGGCAAGTTAACTCGGAAGGCACGGAAGATCCTAGCGCtaacagggaaactgagaaaagaaCCCAGGCACTCTGGTGCTTTTCTATCGACCCCTCTAAGCCTATCGACTAGGCCTTGTGGCAGTTAGAGACTCACTCTCTACTCATGTCCAAATTGATGGTTAAAATCTCATAGCTTTGGCCCTAAGAGACCAGAAGTTTTGCCCCTTGGCCCTCCGTTTTGCCAGAGATATCCCTTCAGACTGCCCCTAAGGGACTTTCTCAGAGGTTCTCCAAATTGCTCAGTCATGAGAAATGCTGTAATCACAACCAGTTGCTAATTTAACACTGTCCTCGGGAATAAAAGGAAAGGTGAAGCCAAGCTCCTAAACTCTGAAAGTGGGACCCCTGGctgtccctttctcctccctgtttCTTAAGACAGAGGAGTTCTGATGTCCCCTTATCAGATAGTCCTTTGATTAGCTAAGCCATCCACCACAGGTCCCAGGGGAAGGAGTATAAAAGGTCACTACCCAGTCTCTGTGTGCCACATAGCTTTGTCCAAAAGCACAATGCAcactcctgggcagggcacacaaAGGCAGCGAGCATAGCACTCTGGGGACAGCACTCTGCCCCTTGCACGAGCAGCCCAGGGTAGGGAGCAAGCAAAAGCAGTTTGGCCAAAATCTTGACTTAACCTGACCTGCAGGGAGTGCTGAAGCGGGAAGGGGCTTACAGGCAATAAAACTCCTTGTGAAGACCCCTCtattggggaggagaggtggagagaggagtCCGCAGTTTCCCTGGGGAATCCTCACGCTGCAACTGAGCTTCGGCTGGGTTCTCAGAGGGGATAGAGAACAGATGTCCCTGTCCCCTCACAAACAGGAGAGCCCTTCCCGATCTGCAGATGAACTGATTTCCTGTGCCTGGCCAGCTCCAGCAATGACACACCTGTAACCTTCCCGATCCTAAAAAGATGTGTACTCAGAAAGATTGAGATCCTGAGAGAGGGGACCACCCAGTCGCCTTACACTATCTGAGGCACTGAGAGGATTCCTGGACATGAAGCTCTAGGGACCAGATCCCACCACCTTTAGATGTAAAAGGGCCTAGAAGAATCAGTTAAAACTTGGCCTACCAGCCCTTCTACATAACTACCCTCCAAGGGTGCAGCTGTCAGCAAGCACCCCACACCTGAGACTACTCGGGAAACCCTAATGTTGTTTCCTGGAAGGAGTTCTTGCTCACCACCCTCAGAGGGTGGCAGTGTGGGGCCCCTGGGTCTTCAGAGTTCCCTGATGTCCTCTTCCCAACTCAGGCCGATGGTGGCAGAGGCGAAAATGCCTGCAAAGCACATGTGTGTACCCAGGGGGCAGGGCCCTGCTATCAGCTCATACCCATGAATCCCTGAAAAATCTGAGCGAAGGGCAGGTCAGGGACAGAACTGGGAACTGTCTCCCTCACTGCAGCAGCCTCAAGGCCAGGGCTTTGGGGCTTGGGGCTCTTTTCTGGCCTGGTCTGGCAGTCCTGGCAAGGAGAGACCGCAGGGCATCAGGAGACAGGGGCTGGAGTAGACTAGATGGGGAGTGAGTGGGGCATGAAACATTTCCTCAACCTTATTTCGCCCACAGGGCATTTTGCTGAGTGGTGCATACAGTTCCCTGGAGACCCACATAAAGTCACAGAGCACCACATCTGTGTAACTTGGGTCCTACAGGAGCCTCCGTCTTTTCTCTAACAAAGGAGGCTGGTGGGCCAAGGGTCAAGGCAAATAATTTTGTGGGTAACCACCTCTCTGTTCTTCCCTCTCCTACTCTCTTCCTGAGCAGTTTCTGTTGCTGTCCCACACCGTACTCAGCATCTACCCCCCTCCAGCCCCCCCAGACCACTGGTCCCATGCCATGTTCCTATGCCTCCCAGGTAGACGCCTTGGTTCTTTtgtggctggcagggctgggacaaGCAGCCAAACAAATGACTTGAGACAGAAAAGCTCTTTCAGGGAAAGCTGACTCTCTCGCGCAGGCCTACTCCCTTCAAAGCCTGCAGCGAAAGGTCTCAGCgctccctccccagcacccagatGCAAGGGCCTGGGCATCGCCACTCCAGCTTCCCAGTGCCCCCACGCTGTCCCCAGCCCACTCAGCCTCTCAGAAATTGTTGGGAAAACCTGGACCCAGAGGGACTGGTGCCTCTGTTCCATGTAAGTCCCACCTTGTTAAAGAGTGGAGAGAATCTGGAATACTGGGTCAACAGGACAAGAAAAACTCTTACCCCAGAGCCAGGTGTAGACCTTGCACGTGGGGACCAGTGTGATCCCGTACAGGGCTCCCAAGTGTAGCAGAGACATAAGGATGATGTTCCTCCAAACATACACAAGCTTGGGCTTTGGGCCCTCCTTATCCTTGTAGCTTGGGTCGTAGATGTCATCTCTCATTTCGGGGCGTATGTCTTCTTCCGTGTATAGGGGATTCTTCTCCGACCTGCTTTCCCCATTCTGCAGGGCCCTGGAGGGGGGCTccgtgatggtggtggtggtggtgtagGAGCTAGAGATCTGGAAGGAAGAGAGCGGAGAGTCGGGAGAGAGAGGACTACACGTGGAGGCAGCAGGGGCCCCTTCACTTTCTAATCAAGCTGGCGGAAGGGTTAAGTACTGGCCCAGATCCTGTCCCCAATACCCAGTTAACTGAGGGCAGCGTCTACCCtagatggaaggaaaggaagtcCCCGGGAACTGTGCAGataggtggggagggggtgaaacCTCAAGGTGAAGGGGCAAAGAGGCAGGAATGAAACACTTTTACCCCTTCCGACACACGACGAACACCCTCAGGGGATGCATACCCACACAAGGGTAACCCGCACCACTCGGCTTTTCTTTTAAGCTTGAGAAACAAAAGTTCGGGCACCGAGTCCCCGAATAACAATCCACATTCCCAACAAATGAAGGCAGAACAACTCGCAAAAGATGGCTATGTCCTCCGCGGAGATCTCAACTCCTCCATCATCAACGAGTTCCCTAGTAGCCCAGCCAGAGCGGGCGACCCCGCGGTCTGGGAGCCAGTGCTGGGAAACTCACCTCATCTTGCAGCAAGTGGGCCGGCATCTGGACTCTCTGGTGCTGGGCTCACTTTCCCAGGGCTGAGACTGAGGAGCGGAGTTCGGGACAGCAGACTTAGGTGGCCGGTCCCGCCTTTGCGTGGCGATAGGCGGCGTAGCGCTCCGAATCCTTCGGTCTCCGGGAGCGCTCGATCGGTGTCCGGACCGGATCCGCTGTGCGTAGATCTCCCAAGGCTGGGGATTTAAAGGCTAGAGCTGGCAGGGGGATGACCGTGCCCCGTATTTCCTCATACCCCTTTTATTCGCAGCCAACAGGGGCAAAGTGCACGGAGTTGGCCAGCCGTGGGAGCCCTGCGAGAGcggagaggggaggagacagagacGGGGCGTGCTAGGGCTGGACGAGCAAAAACTGGATGCTGCAGCTACACCGCGGCTCCAGCGCCGCAGCTCCTGCCCCTGGGGAAATGCTAATGGGCGTCTGTAAACTCTGGAGCGTCATTGGCCGAAGGGAATTTGGTGCCACCTCGTCCTGCCGTTGCCATTGGCTCGGCACAATCTGCTGTTCCCCGTGCCGCGAGCTCCTTGCTCCCCCTCCCAtccctttctctttggcttctctTCCACCGGCCGCAGGGCCTCTGTCCGGCACCCTGCGGCAACGGAGGCACTCGGGAGCATTCCCTCCGGAAGACGGGGAGAACGCAGTCTGGGAATGGGGTGTGGGTACCAGCCCAGGACTGATTCCCCAGCATTAAGCGATTGGATGGGCACTAGGGAAGTTTCACAGGAAACAGTAGAGAAGCCACGGGGCAGACCAGTAGGCACAACTCCATCATGCTTTCCTTCCCGTTCCCAGAGACGCGTGGGAGGGAAGACTTGGCTTTAAACCTGGGGTCGGGATTGCACAGGGCTGGCGCAGCACGCCGCCCTCCCTAGCAAGCGCGGGGGCCTTGGTCAGTGGCGGAACAATGGCTCTGCCCGGCCCACCAGCTCCGCGAAGCTAACCAGAGACAGCTGAACTTGCAGAGGCTCCGGGCGGGCGGTGGAGCAGACGCACTCGCGTTCACGTATGTGTGGACCTGCACGCGCGCACGAGGTTCAGCCAGTAGGCACGCCCAGCAGGGTCTGTCACCGCTGGACACCAGTGAGGCATCCCATCCCTCTGCCCACTCTCCAGAAGTAACGTGTGAGGGGTGTTTTGGAGATTCTTCAGATGGTCAGGTTGTAGTTTTGAAATTGTTTGTCTTCAtggaaaaaaaggcaggaagcACAAATACGTGCTTTCACCCCGAAGCAGGAAAAATGGCTATGTGGAACAAGAATAGCTGACGGTGTGGAAGTATCACTGCCAGCCAACTCACAAGaaccattttatttaatccttactgtGTCCCTGTGAGGAGGACAGTCCACCATTCATTCCCCttttaagatgagaaaagtgagatatgaagaggttaaataacttgcctatgGTCACAGCAGCCAGGAAGTGGTGGAGCTAGGAGCTGAGCTCAGAGTGTGATGCTCGAGTCGAAACTCTTATACCCTGCAGAGAACCctgggttcttttttaaaagtatattttatcgattattacagttgccccaattttccccttttgccccctcgcccagtaccctccttccctccagcaatccccccaacccccacttagTTAAAAAATCATGActatcaactgaatctaaaaaaacaaaactaaacaaacaaccagaacaggaacagaatcatagatatggagatcatttggagggttatcagctgggaggggaaaggtgcagggaataagaagcataattggtaggaacaaaatagacagggggaggttaagagtagtttaggaaatggaaaagaatcCTGGGTTCTTGAGAAGCTCTGATCTCACTGACCTGTCGTCCCTCatgtcccccttccccctcttttctAGACCTGTGGGAGTCATACCATACCGTAAGAGGAAGCTGAGAACCAAGCAGACTATGCATTCTCCCTCCTTATGCCTGTGTCTCCCCAAACAATATCCAGAATACTTCCtctggaaagaggagaaaataaggaCTCGTGTGCCAGCGATTGGCTTCTCAGGAAGACAGGCACCTGGAATTGCTTGGGAGGCGGACTGAGGGGTTCCTTGTTGGCCACTGGTCTAAGGGTCAGGCCAAATCTCTGGTCAGTCACCAGGTACCTCCATTCCAATCCTGGTTCCCTGTCCAGTGCAGAACTTTCAAATGAGActagatgttttcttttttttttaaatcctcacctaaggataggtttactgattttagagagagaggaagggagagagtgaggcagagaaacatcaacatgagagacaTCAGAAGCATCAACCAGTGGCCTCCCTTAGGCACACAGGCCAGGGATTGAAGCCGTaccctaggtgtgtgtcctgaccaagaGCCAAACCCTCAGTCTTTCGGTGCACCAGATGGctctccaaccaactaagccacccggccagggcgagACCAGATGCTCTCAGATATGGACAGCTTATCCCGTTACGGCTCAGAAATGCTTGCCACGTGCAAGAGAAGTCTACTCCTCTTCAGGCTCTCTCTGCATGCTGGATTTGCCTAATTCCTCTACTCTTCAAGGGAGAAGGTTCAGGGGTGTTTGGGGGGTGTACTTTTAATTGTGGCTGTAGGTGGCTTTACCATGGGGAccagctttctttctctttaactgCCTCAGTATATTTGACCTTGTTTCCTCCAGGCCCTGGATTTCATCAGGGAACAATCTGAAAAGTCAAGGTTCCTTGGAAACGGCGCTCCTCACTACTTAAACTCTGAGAGATACCACGGCCGGTGTACTTAGTGCTGGCATGCGCACTTAAGCCAGGTGCtagtaataatttattttctcccagatAAAGGGAAGTCTGGCCAATACAAAAGTGTAGAAGTGGGATATTTGACTCCTCTCCAAAGAGAAGGGGCAAATTTTTTGGGTGTCCAGGGAAGATCTGGACTGGGGAAAGAGTTTCGGGGAGAAATGGTCAGAGCCCATCTTATTGTTGAAAACTGTGATAGAACATGATTGGTTCCCTAGCTTGGGCTTCCTCCCTGAAGTTCATCCAGGGCATATCACGTGGCTATGAATGTGTCGCCCATTACTTTAAAACTCTCAGTAACTTGCTACTGCCCACAAAATAGGGCTGCATGGTAGAAGTAATATTATGGGAAAAGCATGAACTTGGGTGTCAAGAAGTTATTAGGTCAATGGCAAATTAGAGGTTATAAGTAAGTATGCAATCAATATTTGTATACCATAGAGTTTACATATAAGGCGATAAATAGTTTAGTATATaagaggaaaatacaaaatatgctTGGCAGATGGAGATAGATTGGAGCTACAGACCTGCTCTATGAAAAGAGGCACACCGTACCATGgcagtttttaaactttattttgattCTTAAACTCAAGAGAGCAAGAAGAAACAGACCCCTTTATCCATCTTACGGTAAATGAGGTGCCAATAACAAGAAGTCACAGAAAACCATCTCCCTGTTCATTTAGCCCATCTCAAGTGTTTCTGGACCTGGTCACGATAGGCAAGGAACTGTTCATATGCAGGACAGAGTCAGGAAGgcaaacctctgcttggaaaagTTCTCTGGGTCACCCCCATTTCTCCGTGTGTCCTGGTGCTCTGAGCGGAGGCTCTCTTCCCCAGCACAGCCAGGAACATGATAGACCCAGAAGGGCATTTCACTGCGACAGTTTGCCAAAGTGGTTGTTGCTTCTCAGCTATACTCTTGGGAAATtgtcactgctttttttttttttttttaatcctcacccaaggatgtttattaattttagagagagtagaagggagagagagaaacattgatgtgagagagaaacatcaatcagttgcctcctgcatgcaccttGATGGGGGATAGAACCctcaacctgggtatgtgccctgaaaggggatcaaacctgcaaccttttggtgtgtgggaggaTGCtcgaacccactgagccacccggccagggcagttaTCACTACTTTTGACATAAACCTGatgaaaacataatttagaaTTTCAGCCACtactcttttctcctttattagCATAAAAAAATTAGAGGTGCTTATGCTGGGGGAAAAACTACCGCAAATTAATCATATGAGAATATATTTACTTGGTTTCCCTAACTGGGAATTTGCTTCCCCTTGGAGCAGAGATCGCCTCCACTCCTGAGACCCTGGTCGTACTGCGGCTCTCATGTGACCACAGGCCAACCACACGCTGACTTGGGTTCTAAGATTGTTTCTTGGTCAAggagcagaaaaagaaacaaattgtcCCAACCATTATCACAGCAAAAAGTTAACCGTCGTTATATATAACAGGCTCATACAGACTGATAAACTTAGCGGACACTCACAGTGATAGAGGAGCCAAGAACCGAACAGGCACTCATAAGACATGGGTGGCAAACAGACACTGAAAACATGTTAACTAGTTattcaatacaaaataataatgacatgTAATTCATCACTACCAAGGACTGAGAATATTCAAGTTTTGATAGGAGGGTAAATTGATTCACAAACATATTCACCATAGCATTATTTACGCTATTAAAAATGTTGCAATACATAAtattataaaaactataaactatGATACAGTTTTATGCAGCCAACACCAATAAGAATATTGTGTAAGAAGCATTTCTAATGATGTAGGAAAGTGGTCATGCTATAATGTTACCAAGGTAGGACAAAAACTTACACCTGTGAGTGCAGCTGTGTGAAACGACATCGTAAAAGGGAGAATGAAAAAGAACTATTAGGCTGAGGTTCTGGTTCTGAAATTTACTGACACTCACTCACCTTGGTCAATTTGCCCTGTTCTGTgagtttcaatttcctcacttgtAATATCAGGA
Encoded proteins:
- the SCD gene encoding stearoyl-CoA desaturase; translated protein: MPAHLLQDEISSSYTTTTTITEPPSRALQNGESRSEKNPLYTEEDIRPEMRDDIYDPSYKDKEGPKPKLVYVWRNIILMSLLHLGALYGITLVPTCKVYTWLWGLFYYVLSALGITAGAHRLWSHRSYKARLPLRVFLIIANTMAFQNDVFEWARDHRVHHKFSETDADPHNARRGFFFSHVGWLLVRKHPAVKEKGGLLDLSDLKAEKLLMFQRRYYKPAVLVMCFILPTLVPWYFWGETFQHSLYVATFLRYAIVLNATWLVNSAAHLYGYRPYDKNINPRENILVSLGAAGEGFHNYHHSFPYDYSTSEYRWHINLTTFFIDCMAALGLAYDRKKVAKDTILARVKRTGDGSHKSG